The following proteins are encoded in a genomic region of Synechococcus sp. ROS8604:
- the rimO gene encoding 30S ribosomal protein S12 methylthiotransferase RimO codes for MAGDAKTGNSLSERPTVAFAHLGCEKNRVDTEHMLGLLAEAGYGVSSDENDANLVVVNTCSFIQDAREESVRTLVGLAEQGKKLIIAGCLAQHFQDELLESIPEAKAIVGTGDYQHIVEVLQQVEAGERVNRVSETPTFVADENLPRYRTTGEAVAYLKVAEGCDYRCAFCIIPHLRGNQRSRTIESIVAEAHQLAAQGVQELILISQITTNYGLDLYGKPRLADLLKALGDVEIPWIRVHYAYPTGLTPEVLAAYRDVPNVLPYLDLPLQHSHPEVLRAMNRPWQADVNERLLDQIREQLPEAILRTTLIVGFPGETEEQFEHLAGFLERQRFDHVGIFTFSPEDGTAAATLPNSVPEEIAIARKDKLMTLQQPISAARNASWIGKTVDVLVEQHNPSTGEMIGRCSRFAPEVDGEVLVQPGDNGLQVHPGTMVPVQITGADIYDLTGRVVGAAHMVAAARGAT; via the coding sequence GGCCGGGGACGCCAAAACAGGCAACAGCCTTTCGGAACGGCCCACCGTGGCCTTCGCCCATCTGGGCTGCGAGAAAAATCGCGTGGATACAGAGCACATGCTCGGACTTCTCGCTGAGGCCGGCTATGGGGTGAGCAGCGATGAAAACGACGCCAACCTGGTGGTGGTGAATACCTGCAGCTTCATTCAAGACGCCCGCGAAGAATCCGTACGGACCCTTGTGGGACTTGCAGAGCAAGGCAAGAAGCTGATCATTGCCGGATGCTTGGCCCAGCATTTTCAGGACGAGCTTCTGGAGTCGATACCAGAGGCAAAAGCGATCGTGGGCACCGGTGACTATCAGCACATTGTGGAGGTGCTGCAGCAGGTAGAAGCCGGTGAGCGGGTGAACCGCGTCAGTGAGACGCCAACGTTTGTGGCCGACGAAAACCTGCCTCGTTACCGCACCACTGGTGAAGCCGTTGCCTACTTGAAAGTTGCTGAGGGCTGCGACTACCGCTGCGCGTTTTGCATCATTCCCCATCTGCGCGGAAATCAACGCTCAAGAACGATCGAATCAATCGTGGCTGAAGCCCATCAGCTGGCAGCACAAGGGGTTCAAGAATTGATCCTGATCAGTCAGATCACCACCAATTACGGATTGGACCTCTACGGCAAACCCCGCCTTGCCGACCTTCTCAAGGCACTCGGCGACGTGGAGATCCCCTGGATTCGCGTGCACTACGCCTATCCCACGGGCCTCACGCCTGAGGTTCTTGCGGCCTATCGCGATGTTCCCAATGTGCTGCCCTATCTGGATTTACCGCTTCAGCACAGCCATCCTGAGGTGTTGAGAGCGATGAATCGCCCTTGGCAAGCCGATGTCAATGAACGATTGCTGGATCAGATTCGTGAACAACTGCCTGAGGCCATTCTTCGCACCACATTGATTGTGGGATTTCCCGGCGAAACAGAGGAACAATTCGAACATTTGGCCGGATTTTTAGAACGTCAACGCTTTGATCACGTTGGCATCTTCACCTTCTCGCCAGAAGACGGCACGGCGGCTGCAACCCTCCCAAATTCAGTCCCTGAGGAGATTGCCATCGCGCGCAAGGACAAGTTGATGACCTTGCAACAGCCCATTTCCGCTGCTCGCAATGCCTCTTGGATTGGCAAAACCGTGGATGTTTTAGTGGAGCAACACAATCCCTCCACCGGGGAAATGATTGGCCGATGTTCCCGATTCGCGCCGGAAGTGGACGGAGAAGTGCTGGTGCAGCCAGGGGATAACGGACTGCAAGTCCATCCCGGAACCATGGTGCCGGTTCAGATCACAGGCGCAGACATCTATGACCTCACAGGCCGAGTGGTCGGTGCTGCTCACATGGTCGCCGCAGCTCGCGGTGCGACGTGA